A single genomic interval of Cryptosporangium phraense harbors:
- a CDS encoding MFS transporter: MSSPEETQVAAAPPKELPRWRRILVDTTPLKLGPYRRLFTGQSVSFIGYQVTAVAVPVQMYAITGSSFWVGMLGLAALIPLILFGLWGGAVADAVDRRTLLLISSVVLWVATCALVVQALAGVDSAWLLLALTAVQSAGFAVSGPTRSAIIPRLVPREQVPAANTLNFTASNFGTVVGPLLAGVVLARWSYAVAYGVDAVLFTMALYAAFRLPHLEPTGERVSPGLRAVGQGLAFIVLKPVLLMSFAVDIIAMVFAMPRALFPQVADDWFGGGAAVGWLFAATAIGSVLAGLSSGWIGRVRRQGVALTLAVMGWGVAVAAAGLARNLWLAVVLLAVAGASDLVSAVYRQTILQVYAPDEMRGRMQGVFTVVVAGGPRLGDLRAGATESWLGPTVAWVGGGLLCVVLVAVLAVSVPKFWRYDGTTTGSTP; this comes from the coding sequence GTGAGCTCTCCGGAAGAGACCCAGGTCGCGGCCGCTCCCCCGAAGGAACTGCCCCGCTGGCGCCGGATCCTCGTCGACACCACCCCGCTGAAGCTCGGGCCGTACCGGCGGCTGTTCACCGGGCAGAGCGTCTCGTTCATCGGCTACCAGGTGACCGCGGTCGCGGTTCCCGTACAGATGTACGCGATCACCGGCTCGTCGTTCTGGGTCGGCATGCTCGGCCTGGCCGCGTTGATCCCGCTGATCCTGTTCGGGCTCTGGGGCGGCGCGGTCGCGGACGCCGTCGACCGGCGCACGCTGCTGCTGATCTCGTCGGTCGTGCTGTGGGTCGCGACCTGTGCGCTCGTCGTCCAGGCGCTGGCCGGCGTCGACAGCGCCTGGCTGCTGCTCGCGCTCACCGCGGTGCAGTCGGCCGGGTTCGCGGTCAGCGGGCCGACCCGGAGCGCGATCATCCCCCGGCTGGTTCCGCGCGAGCAGGTGCCGGCGGCGAACACGCTCAACTTCACCGCGAGCAACTTCGGCACGGTCGTCGGGCCGCTGCTGGCCGGCGTCGTGCTGGCCCGCTGGTCGTACGCGGTGGCCTACGGCGTCGACGCGGTGCTGTTCACGATGGCGCTCTACGCTGCCTTCCGGCTGCCGCACCTGGAGCCGACCGGCGAGCGGGTCAGCCCCGGGCTACGTGCGGTCGGCCAGGGGCTGGCGTTCATCGTGCTCAAGCCGGTGCTGCTGATGTCGTTCGCGGTCGACATCATCGCGATGGTGTTCGCGATGCCCCGCGCGCTGTTCCCGCAGGTCGCCGACGACTGGTTCGGCGGCGGGGCCGCGGTCGGGTGGCTGTTCGCGGCGACCGCGATCGGCTCGGTGCTGGCCGGTCTCTCGTCCGGGTGGATCGGGCGGGTGCGGCGCCAGGGCGTTGCGCTGACGCTCGCGGTGATGGGCTGGGGGGTCGCGGTCGCCGCCGCCGGGCTGGCCCGCAACCTCTGGCTCGCCGTCGTGCTGCTGGCCGTGGCCGGGGCCTCGGACCTGGTCTCGGCCGTCTACCGGCAGACGATCCTGCAGGTCTACGCCCCGGACGAGATGCGCGGCCGGATGCAGGGCGTGTTCACGGTCGTGGTGGCCGGCGGTCCGCGCCTGGGCGACCTGCGAGCCGGCGCCACCGAGTCCTGGCTCGGTCCGACCGTGGCCTGGGTCGGTGGCGGCCTGCTCTGCGTCGTGCTGGTCGCGGTGCTGGCGGTGTCGGTGCCGAAATTCTGGCGCTACGACGGCACGACTACGGGATCAACACCGTAG
- the pdxH gene encoding pyridoxamine 5'-phosphate oxidase: MRVGYDRAALSEESLADTWFAQFSLWFAEAAVASEIVEPNAMIVATAAANGTPSARTVLLKDATEHGLEFFTHYTSRKGRELTENPRATLLFPWHPLQRQVNVAGIVHRVDEAESDAYWRTRPRGSQLGSAASPQSRVVPNRAALENAEAALAAEHPDDVPRPATWGGFRVVPYTVEFWQGRPDRLHDRLRYRRDGETWVVERLGP, from the coding sequence ATGCGCGTGGGATACGACCGGGCCGCCCTCTCCGAGGAGTCGCTGGCCGACACCTGGTTCGCGCAGTTCAGCCTGTGGTTCGCCGAGGCCGCCGTGGCCTCGGAGATCGTCGAGCCGAACGCGATGATCGTGGCCACCGCGGCCGCGAACGGGACGCCCAGCGCCCGCACGGTGCTGCTCAAGGACGCCACCGAGCACGGGCTGGAATTCTTCACCCACTACACCTCGCGCAAGGGCCGGGAGCTCACCGAGAACCCGCGGGCCACGCTGCTGTTCCCGTGGCACCCACTGCAGCGTCAGGTGAACGTCGCCGGCATCGTCCACCGGGTCGACGAGGCCGAGTCCGACGCCTACTGGCGCACCCGGCCGCGCGGGTCGCAGCTCGGGTCGGCGGCCAGCCCGCAGTCGCGCGTGGTGCCGAACCGGGCCGCGCTGGAGAACGCCGAGGCCGCCCTGGCCGCCGAGCACCCCGACGACGTCCCCCGCCCGGCGACCTGGGGCGGGTTCCGGGTCGTGCCGTACACGGTCGAGTTCTGGCAGGGCCGCCCCGACCGGCTGCACGACCGGCTGCGCTACCGCCGGGACGGCGAGACCTGGGTCGTCGAACGGCTGGGCCCGTGA